A window from Pleuronectes platessa chromosome 6, fPlePla1.1, whole genome shotgun sequence encodes these proteins:
- the krt8 gene encoding keratin, type II cytoskeletal 8, translated as MSTYKTSSYSVKSSSAPRNFSSSSYAGPSSVSRRSYGVQSSYGGGQSRGFGGSGITSSTAYSVSSGMGGAGMGMGFGSGGGMGVGFGGGMGAQAPITAVTVNKSLLTPLNLQIDPNIQVVRTQEKEQIKGLNNRFASFIDKVRFLEQQNKMLETKWNLLQGQTTTRSNIDAMFEAYITNLRRQLDSLGNDKMKLEADLHNMQGLVEDFKNKYEDEINKRTECENDFVLIKKDVDEAYMNKVELEAKLESLTDEINFLRSIYEEELHELQGQIKDTSVVVEMDNSRNLDMDSIVAEVKAQYEDIANRSRAEAETWYKSKYEEMQTSASRYGDDLRSTKTEISDLNRMIQRLTSEIDSIKGQRANLEAQIAEAEERGEIAVKDAKARIRDLEDALQRAKQDMARQIREYQDLMNVKLALDIEIATYRKLLEGEEDRLATGIQSINISQQSSSYNAFPKDSLKSSYSSGYSSGFNSGYGGGYGGGYSSGYGSSAGGFSGGSSGGYSTSQTKKNVVIKMIETKDGRVVSESSEVIED; from the exons ATGTCCACCTACAAGACCAGTTCGTATAGTGTGAAGTCTTCTTCTGCCCCACGGAACTTCAGCAGCAGTTCCTATGCTGGACCAAGCTCTGTCTCACGCAGAAGCTACGGTGTCCAGAGCTCCtatggaggaggacagagcagggGCTTTGGAGGATCTGGCATCACCAGCAGCACTGCCTACAGCGTGAGCTCAGGCATGGGTGGCGCAGGTATGGGAATGGGCTTTGGAAGTGGCGGCGGTATGGGAGTGGGCTTTGGTGGTGGCATGGGTGCTCAGGCCCCCATCACCGCAGTGACTGTGAACAAGAGCCTGCTGACCCCCCTGAATCTCCAGATTGACCCCAACATCCAAGTCGTCCGCAcccaggagaaggagcagatcAAGGGCCTGAACAACCGCTTTGCCTCCTTCATTGACAAG GTGCGCTTCTTGGAGCAGCAGAACAAAATGCTGGAGACCAAGTGGAACCTGTTGCAGGGGCAGACCACCACCCGCTCCAACATCGACGCCATGTTTGAGGCCTACATCACGAACCTGCGCAGACAGCTGGACAGCCTTGGCAACGACAAGATGAAGCTGGAGGCTGACCTGCACAACATGCAGGGCCTGGTGGAGGACTTCAAGAACAA GTATGAAGATGAGATCAACAAGCGCACAGAGTGTGAGAACGACTTTGTCCTCATCAAGAAG gATGTCGATGAGGCCTACATGAATAAGGTTGAGCTGGAGGCCAAACTCGAGAGTCTGACAGATGAGATCAACTTCCTCAGGTCGATCTATGAGGAG GAACTGCATGAGCTCCAGGGCCAGATCAAGGACACTTCAGTTGTTGTGGAGATGGACAACAGCCGTAACCTGGACATGGACTCCATTGTGGCTGAAGTCAAGGCACAGTATGAAGACATTGCCAATCGCTCCCGTGCTGAAGCAGAGACATGGTACAAGTCCAAG tatGAAGAAATGCAGACATCCGCCAGCAGATATGGAGATGACCTGAGAAGTACCAAGACAGAGATCTCAGACCTTAACCGCATGATCCAGAGACTCACATCAGAGATTGATTCCATCAAGGGACAG CGCGCCAACCTAGAGGCCCAGATCGCAGAGGCTGAGGAGCGTGGTGAAATTGCAGTGAAGGACGCCAAGGCCCGTATCAGGGACCTGGAAGATGCCCTGCAGAGAGCCAAACAGGACATGGCCCGCCAGATCCGAGAATACCAGGACCTGATGAACGTCAAGCTGGCTCTGGACATTGAGATCGCAACCTACAGGAAACTGCTcgagggagaggaagacaggCTGGCGACTGGCATCCAGTCTATCAACATCTCTCAGCAGAGCT CAAGCTACAATGCTTTCCCCAAGGACAGCCTGAAGAGCAGCTACTCCAGCGGCTACTCCAGCGGTTTTAACAGTGGATATGGCGGTGGATATGGTGGTGGATATAGCAGTGGATATGGAAGCAGCGCGGGCGGCTTCAGTGGCGGCAGTTCTGGCGGCTACAGCACCTCCCAGACCAAGAAGAATGTCGTGATCAAAATGATCGAGACAAAGGATGGCAGGGTGGTGTCTGAGTCCTCCGAGGTCATTGAGGATTGA